A genomic region of Magnolia sinica isolate HGM2019 chromosome 6, MsV1, whole genome shotgun sequence contains the following coding sequences:
- the LOC131248368 gene encoding protein EXORDIUM-like 3, with the protein MRQGCVGRYPAPPVPVLALLLLPFFLSFTQLSAWRPWPHQFPNSTSPSLGTSKKYEGSSEFVHLRYHMGPVLTANITVHPLWYGTWLPSQKRIIRGFLRSISSAQTKTPSVSRWWSTVRLYTDQTGANITHTVTLGAEKNDRFYSHGKTLTRLSIQSVLKSAVTASTRPLPINPRGGLYLLLTSQDVHVQDFCGQVCGFHYFTFPSILGYTLPYAWVGNSATQCPGSCAYPFSVPSYIPGLKPLKSPNGDIGVDGMISVIAHEIAELATNPLVNAWYAGQDPSFPTEIADLCEGIYGTGGGGSYTGQMLKGDDGATYNMIGSGRRFLVQWVWNPVLNYCSGPNALDQ; encoded by the coding sequence ATGCGCCAGGGTTGTGTAGGCCGGTATCCGGCACCCCCAGTTCCGGTGCTAGCTCTACTCCTActacctttcttcctttctttcaccCAACTGTCCGCATGGCGCCCGTGGCCCCACCAATTCCCCAACTCCACGTCTCCCAGTCTGGGTACCAGCAAAAAATACGAGGGATCATCCGAATTCGTGCACCTCAGGTACCATATGGGTCCCGTCCTCACAGCTAACATCACCGTCCACCCTCTCTGGTACGGCACATGGCTTCCCTCTCAGAAGCGTATCATCCGTGGCTTCCTCCGCTCAATCTCATCCGCACAAACCAAAACCCCATCCGTCTCGAGATGGTGGTCCACCGTCCGTCTCTACACGGACCAAACCGGCGCCAACATCACCCATACCGTGACCCTCGGCGCAGAGAAGAACGACCGATTCTACTCCCACGGCAAGACCCTCACCCGCCTCTCAATCCAGTCCGTGCTAAAAAGCGCCGTAACGGCCTCTACGCGCCCACTCCCCATCAATCCTAGAGGCGGGCTCTACCTCCTCCTCACCTCACAAGACGTGCACGTGCAGGATTTCTGCGGCCAGGTGTGCGGCTTCCATTACTTCACCTTCCCTTCCATCCTCGGCTACACGCTACCGTACGCCTGGGTGGGAAATTCCGCTACGCAGTGCCCGGGCTCGTGCGCCTACCCCTTCTCAGTGCCGTCCTACATACCGGGCTTGAAGCCGTTGAAATCGCCCAACGGAGATATCGGCGTTGATGGGATGATCAGCGTCATCGCCCACGAGATTGCTGAGCTGGCAACTAATCCGCTCGTGAACGCCTGGTACGCAGGGCAGGACCCGTCCTTCCCGACGGAGATTGCAGACCTGTGCGAGGGAATCTACGGCACGGGCGGAGGTGGGTCCTACACGGGCCAGATGTTGAAGGGTGATGATGGTGCCACGTATAACATGATCGGGAGTGGGCGCAGGTTCTTGGTACAGTGGGTTTGGAACCCGGTACTAAATTACTGTTCTGGCCCTAATGCTCTCgaccaatga